One segment of Syngnathus typhle isolate RoL2023-S1 ecotype Sweden linkage group LG9, RoL_Styp_1.0, whole genome shotgun sequence DNA contains the following:
- the fzd5 gene encoding frizzled-5 codes for METMRFLLFLLIQSGSQVHAASKEISCEPITVPMCRGIGYNLTYMPNQFNHDTQEEVGLEVHQFWPLVRIRCSPDLLFFLCSMYTPICLPDYRKPLPPCRSVCERAKRGCSPLMSQYGFEWPERMSCERLPRLGGDTLCMDQNGSEATTSPPSFSKPTLKNRPRPNSLAQGEHECRCREPLVPIKSESHPLYGRVRTGPLLNCAQPCYQAYFSEEERTFTTLWVGLWAALCFTSTLTTVATFLLDMQRFKYPERPIIFLATCYLFVSLGYIIRLVVGHERVACAPLADQSHILYDTGGPALCTLVFLLVYFFGMASSIWWVVLSFTWFLAAGMKWGSEAIAGYSHYFHLAAWLVPSVKTVLVLALSAVDGDPVAGICYVGNQSLENLRGFVLAPLVIYLFAGSLFLLAGFVSLFRIRGIIKQGGTKTDKLERLMIRIGIFGVLYTVPAVVVVACLVYEQHRRSDWDRVLACSCAAERQRLGGGPDYAVFMLKYFMCLVVGITSGVWIWSGKTLDTWRRFLAQCCPWWPHKVTAPPPVYAEAAALTGPIPGMYHKASSHI; via the coding sequence ATGGAGACGATGAGGTTTTTGCTCTTCCTGCTGATCCAGAGTGGGTCCCAGGTCCACGCAGCTTCCAAGGAGATCTCGTGCGAGCCCATCACGGTGCCCATGTGCCGCGGCATTGGCTACAACTTGACATACATGCCCAACCAGTTCAACCACGACACCCAGGAAGAAGTGGGCCTGGAGGTGCACCAATTCTGGCCCCTGGTCCGGATCCGTTGCTCACCGGACTTGCTGTTCTTTTTGTGCAGCATGTATACGCCCATCTGTCTCCCAGACTACCGCAAGCCTCTACCGCCGTGCCGGTCGGTGTGCGAACGTGCCAAACGTGGGTGCTCGCCCCTCATGAGCCAGTACGGCTTTGAGTGGCCCGAGCGGATGAGCTGCGAGCGTCTCCCCCGACTGGGCGGCGACACCCTCTGCATGGACCAAAACGGTAGCGAGGCCACCACCTCGCCGCCATCGTTCTCCAAGCCCACGCTCAAAAACCGCCCCAGACCTAACTCGCTGGCCCAAGGTGAGCACGAGTGCCGCTGCCGGGAGCCCCTGGTACCCATCAAAAGTGAGTCGCACCCGTTGTACGGTCGGGTTCGCACGGGGCCGCTCCTCAACTGCGCCCAGCCGTGCTACCAAGCGTACTTCTCAGAGGAAGAGAGAACCTTCACCACCCTGTGGGTGGGGCTGTGGGCGGCACTTTGCTTCACATCCACCCTGACCACAGTGGCCACCTTCCTCCTGGATATGCAGCGTTTCAAGTACCCGGAGAGACCAATCATCTTCCTGGCTACTTGTTACCTCTTTGTGTCATTGGGCTATATCATCCGACTGGTGGTGGGGCACGAGCGGGTGGCGTGCGCCCCCCTCGCGGACCAGTCCCACATCCTGTACGATACGGGCGGTCCCGCTTTGTGCACCCTGGTCTTCCTGTTGGTCTACTTCTTCGGCATGGCCAGCTCCATCTGGTGGGTGGTTTTGTCTTTCACCTGGTTCCTAGCCGCGGGTATGAAGTGGGGCAGCGAGGCCATTGCGGGATACAGCCACTACTTCCACTTGGCTGCCTGGCTGGTCCCCAGCGTCAAGACCGTACTGGTTCTGGCCCTCAGTGCTGTGGACGGGGACCCGGTAGCCGGCATCTGCTACGTGGGCAACCAAAGCTTGGAGAACCTTCGAGGCTTCGTCCTGGCCCCCTTGGTGATCTACCTATTCGCCGGCTCACTCTTCCTCCTCGCTGGTTTCGTGTCGCTCTTCCGCATCCGTGGTATCATCAAGCAGGGCGGCACCAAGACCGACAAACTGGAACGCCTCATGATCCGAATCGGGATCTTTGGGGTTCTCTACACAGTGCCtgccgtggtggtggtggcttgCCTGGTCTACGAGCAGCACCGCCGCTCTGACTGGGACCGAGTGCTGGCCTGTTCTTGCGCGGCCGAGCGCCAGCGGCTGGGCGGCGGACCTGACTACGCTGTCTTCATGCTCAAGTACTTTATGTGCTTGGTGGTGGGCATCACTTCAGGGGTTTGGATCTGGTCTGGGAAGACCTTGGACACCTGGCGGAGGTTCTTGGCACAGTGCTGCCCCTGGTGGCCCCACAAGGTGACGGCCCCACCCCCTGTGTATGCGGAGGCTGCCGCTTTAACAGGACCTATCCCCGGAATGTACCATAAAGCTTCGTCCCATATATGA
- the ccnyl1 gene encoding cyclin-Y-like protein 1 codes for MGNTVSCCVSPESSPKLPSRQPAERLEEFLTSTEVSDDNSAPYLQHISDREIPDELALESNPSDHARVSTIFLCKSQTDVRDRRKSNHINHISHVSPGPLSKKYSSCSTIFIDDSTVSQPNLKSTIKCVTLAIYYHIKNRDSNRSLDIFDEKLHPLTREAVPDEYGCMDPEHKVIYRFVRTLFSAAQLTAECAIVTLVYLERLLTYAELDICPSNWKRIVLGAILLASKVWDDQAVWNVDYCQILKDITVEDMNEMERHFLELLQFNINVPASVYAKYYFDLRQLADDNNLSFPLEPLNNQRAQKLEAISRLCEDKYKDLSRAAMRRSLSADNLIGIRCSNAILS; via the exons ATGGGGAACACGGTGTCGTGCTGTGTCTCCCCGGAGTCAAGCCCCAAGCTGCCGTCCAGGCAGCCGGCGGAGCGGCTGGAGGAGTTTCTAACCAGTACGGAAGTCAGCGATGACAACAGCGCCCCGTACCTGCAGCACATCAGCGACAGAGAAATTCCTGACG agctGGCTTTAGAGTCCAACCCATCGGACCATGCTCGAGTCAGCACCATCTTCCTGTGCAAGTCCCAGACGGACG TGCGTGACAgaaggaaaagcaatcacatcaatCACATCAGTCAT gTGTCTCCTGGGCCGCTGTCCAAGAAGTACAGCTCATGCTCCACCATCTTCATTGACGACAGTACTGTCAGCCAGCCCAACCTCAAAAGCACAATCAAATG TGTCACTTTAGCAATCTACTACCACATCAAGAACAG GGACTCCAACCGCTCTCTGGACATCTTTGACGAAAAGCTGCATCCTCTAACG AGAGAGGCGGTGCCAGACGAGTACGGCTGCATGGACCCCGAGCACAAAGTCATCTATCGTTTCGTCAGGACGCTCTTCAGTGCTGCACAACTCACTGCCGAATGTGCCATTGTCACGCTT GTGTACCTCGAGCGCCTGCTGACGTACGCCGAGCTGGACATTTGTCCCTCCAACTGGAAGCGCATTGTGCTCGGAGCCATCCTTCTGGCCTCCAAAGTCTGGGACGACCAGGCCGTTTGGAACGTAGACTACTGCCAGATCCTCAAGGACATCACCGTAGAAGACAt GAACGAGATGGAGCGCCACTTCCTGGAGCTGCTCCAGTTCAACATCAACGTGCCGGCCAGCGTTTACGCCAAATACTACTTTGACCTGAGGCAGCTGGCTGACGACAACAACCTCAGCTTCCCGCTGGAGCCGCTCAACAACCAGCGGGCGCAAAAGCTCGAG GCCATCTCCAGACTGTGCGAGGACAAGTATAAAGATCTGAGTCGGGCGGCCATGAGGCGGTCGCTCAGCGCCGACAACCTCATCGGCATACGATGCTCCAACGCCATACTCTCGTAA
- the plekhm3 gene encoding pleckstrin homology domain-containing family M member 3, translating to MPKWLDLTRMSCERKMEGLSQLDAVADISPALEATEDFTAPGDLTPPNKQMSGQPKKLQEASSAALAKLSSSGVWSLLAGQQPEVGSLGLAWAEGRTVVGLRHGKRSRARSTNDLLAHGKEGAALAANTATNAAFKKGHNRSRSDVNYRTAAYTDNGLPAVDTLKNTILKHQMEDEKGSSSSSIVLKQAEMECREVPRGRWTECHVELTPCELRLYMLDSSANRQLGTAYSLSHCQGVATPAPCQPADPCTLQAVFFNSTRVQLRAATQWEASEWRRLVWEKVQAVKPVRQRKAMAEKAADSDGVHPLSRPTTLPLFSQRCQDVLKAGLLHQLLDQNNWCAFTFVLSSTTLQAFPTEGRGPVSRPVRQYALTSCLGVQPDPEFPDRGERFQAVFTDDALRLRADTANKALEWMEALRGVAGAQRLAREECYSPVPQGVLLRSKERRQREQRVKRQSVTTSFLSLLTCVALEKGLTAQGFTCAGCQRPVGASRGKAKVCHYSGWYYCQNCHQDNTFLIPARLLHNWDTSKHKVSKQAKEFLEFVYEEPLLDVQQLNGGLYEHCEPLSAVLRLRQQLQSLRAYLFSCRAAIAEDLRRRIFPREYLLQHIHLYSIADLQQVIDGHMAPFLSKVIKFASAHVLGCTLCRQKGFICELCHSGHLIYPFQDSTTRRCSGCGAVFHTECRQKCQPCPRCVRRELHHTKRPSSFWSPDDDQHLPYQDT from the exons ATGCCGAAGTGGTTGGACCTAACTCGCATGAGCTGTGAACGAAAGATGGAGGGCCTGAGTCAGCTGGACGCAGTGGCCGACATCAGTCCGGCTCTGGAGGCTACCGAGGACTTCACCGCCCCGGGCGACCTCACTCCTCCCAATAAGCAGATGTCCGGACAGCCCAAGAAGCTCCAGGAGGCGTCGAGCGCGGCACTGGCTAAACTGAGCTCCAGCGGCGTGTGGAGCCTCCTGGCCGGCCAGCAGCCCGAGGTGGGCTCGCTTGGCCTGGCCTGGGCCGAAGGCCGGACCGTGGTGGGCCTGCGGCATGGCAAGAGGAGCCGGGCGCGATCCACCAATGACCTGCTAGCGCACGGCAAGGAGGGCGCCGCACTGGCTGCCAACACTGCCACCAACGCCGCCTTTAAGAAGGGACATAACAGGTCCAGGTCCGACGTTAACTACCGAACGGCCGCCTACACCGACAACGGGCTCCCTGCTGTGGACACCCTGAAGAACACAATCCTAAAGCACCAAATGGAAG ATGAAAAGGGGAGCAGCAGTAGTAGCATCGTGTTGAAGCAGGCGGAGATGGAGTGTCGCGAGGTCCCGCGGGGCCGCTGGACCGAGTGCCACGTGGAGCTGACGCCCTGCGAGCTGCGCCTCTATATGCTAGACAGCAGCGCCAACCGCCAGCTGGGCACCGCCTACTCGCTGTCGCACTGCCAGGGTGTGGCGACGCCCGCACCTTGCCAGCCAGCCGACCCGTGCACCCTGCAGGCCGTCTTCTTCAACAGCACGCGGGTGCAGCTGCGGGCCGCCACCCAGTGGGAGGCGTCTGAGTGGCGGCGTCTCGTGTGGGAGAAGGTGCAGGCGGTGAAGCCCGTCAGGCAGAGGAAAGCGATGGCGGAGAAGGCCGCCGACTCTGATGGCGTCCACCCGCTGAGCCGCCCCACCACCTTGCCCCTGTTCAGCCAGCGCTGCCAAGATGTCCTTAAAGCGGGGCTCCTGCACCAACTCCTTGACCAGAACAACTGGTGCGCCTTCACCTTCGTCTTGAGCAGTACCACCCTGCAGGCCTTCCCCACCGAGGGGCGGGGCCCCGTGTCGCGTCCCGTCCGCCAATACGCGCTGACCTCCTGCCTGGGCGTGCAGCCGGATCCCGAGTTCCCGGATCGGGGCGAGCGCTTCCAGGCAGTGTTCACCGACGACGCGCTTCGACTCCGAGCCGACACCGCCAACAAAGCCCTGGAGTGGATGGAGGCCCTCAGGGGGGTGGCGGGCGCCCAGCGGCTTGCCCGGGAGGAGTGCTATTCTCCGGTGCCGCAGGGTGTCCTGCTGAGGTCCAAAGAGAGGAGGCAGAGGGAGCAGAGAGTCAAGCGGCAGTCGGTCACCACCAGCTTCCTCAGCCTCCTCACCTGTGTTGCCCTGGAAAAAGGACTCACCGCTCAGGGCTTCACGTGCGCAG GCTGTCAGCGTCCCGTGGGCGCCTCAAGGGGCAAAGCCAAAGTATGCCACTACAGCGGCTGGTATTACTGCCAAAACTGCCACCAGGACAACACCTTCCTCATCCCCGCCCGCCTGCTACACAACTGGGACACCAGCAAGCACAAG GTGTCCAAGCAGGCCAAGGAGTTTCTGGAGTTTGTGTACGAGGAGCCCCTCCTGGACGTGCAGCAGCTGAACGGGGGTCTGTACGAGCACTGCGAGCCACTCAGCGCCGTGCTGCGCCTACGCCAGCAGCTGCAGTCGCTGCGCGCCTACCTGTTCAGCTGCCGCGCCGCCATCGCAGAGGACTTGCGACGAAG AATTTTCCCTCGAGAGTATTTGCTGCAGCACATTCATCTCTACTCCATTGCGGACCTGCagcag GTGATTGATGGCCACATGGCTCCCTTCCTGTCCAAAGTCATCAAGTTTGCCAGTGCTCACGTGCTGGGCTGCACGTTGTGCCGACAGAAAGGTTTCATCTGCGAACTGTGCCACAGCGGACACCTCATCTACCCTTTCCAGGACAGCACCACCAGGAG GTGCTCGGGCTGCGGCGCCGTCTTCCACACCGAGTGTCGCCAAAAGTGTCAGCCGTGTCCCCGATGCGTCCGACGCGAGCTCCACCACACCAAACGGCCATCGTCCTTCTGGTCGCCAGACGACGACCAACACCTGCCCTACCAGGACACTTGA